Proteins encoded within one genomic window of Actinoplanes octamycinicus:
- a CDS encoding HNH endonuclease — protein sequence MTERIAGARYSFRTAHPASPMLRVRYRYGVPVDPSGFPDWTPYARLLVALPPAIPDLTVDEARVVDVRAADLVARVSGDPLWAGALGTPVGWTWAHVAQTRHLALVPAELHAAFRHLGGVSVGGVRAAGRGLTAGSGEPPKVLVTERLTEAAMAVGEEILKVRLPAAYRDFLLRTNGAAPSVPSVHPGHGFILDQPLFGFRPDRLHDLGYQNAFLIDRFTPDWLAVGQVQGGLLAVRVRGTDAGAVGYLDDDDWRDRDHFTAADVCERLLHRLAGDFASFWLALRPVPDDLEDLAAGVAAGAGLAWPDGLGALLPATHRRAAG from the coding sequence ATGACCGAGCGGATCGCCGGCGCCCGCTACTCGTTCCGGACCGCGCATCCGGCCAGCCCGATGCTGCGGGTCCGCTACCGCTACGGCGTCCCGGTCGACCCGTCCGGCTTCCCGGACTGGACGCCCTACGCCCGGCTGCTGGTCGCGCTGCCGCCGGCCATCCCGGACCTGACCGTGGACGAGGCCCGGGTGGTCGACGTCCGGGCCGCCGACCTGGTCGCCCGGGTCAGCGGCGACCCGCTCTGGGCCGGCGCGCTCGGCACCCCGGTCGGCTGGACCTGGGCGCACGTGGCGCAGACCCGGCACCTCGCGCTGGTCCCGGCCGAGCTGCACGCCGCCTTCCGGCATCTGGGCGGGGTCAGCGTCGGCGGGGTGCGGGCCGCCGGGCGCGGCCTGACGGCCGGCTCCGGCGAGCCACCGAAGGTGCTGGTCACGGAACGCTTGACCGAGGCGGCGATGGCGGTCGGCGAGGAGATCCTGAAGGTACGGTTGCCGGCCGCCTACCGCGACTTCCTCTTGCGTACGAACGGAGCGGCGCCGTCCGTGCCGTCCGTCCACCCCGGACACGGCTTCATCCTGGACCAGCCGTTGTTCGGCTTCCGCCCGGACCGGCTGCACGACCTCGGCTACCAGAACGCCTTCCTGATCGACCGGTTCACCCCGGACTGGCTGGCCGTCGGGCAGGTGCAGGGCGGGCTGCTCGCCGTCCGGGTGCGCGGGACCGACGCGGGGGCGGTCGGTTACCTGGACGACGACGACTGGCGCGACCGTGATCACTTCACCGCGGCCGACGTGTGCGAGCGGCTGCTGCACCGGCTGGCCGGCGACTTCGCGTCGTTCTGGCTGGCGCTGCGCCCAGTCCCGGACGACCTGGAGGACCTGGCCGCCGGGGTGGCCGCCGGCGCCGGCCTGGCGTGGCCGGACGGCCTGGGCGCGCTGCTGCCGGCCACGCACCGGAGGGCCGCCGGATGA
- a CDS encoding SseB family protein, whose translation MTGAVWEPAGAVEETLLGAAVADDRQLFFQVLASSDLYLPQLSGASGPQRFVTLHAIGQVFLPVFTSVRGLAARFGHAVDGYTVTNFAELRRKWPDPDWRLAINPGTPIGAYLSVDALVQAALGELQVPTLGELAETAERDELLDAELRQRHADASYPDSPDDPAALRAAVEAGDVYGYLDRLLDANVLIPTARPADPAEILADDEFPWLPGPDATVEVFTSVEALARRHPAGTPPVVEVALAFALAMWPEGHGIAVDPDSEASFRLPADQVLALLAFEGLDGSADGGS comes from the coding sequence ATGACCGGGGCCGTCTGGGAACCGGCCGGCGCGGTGGAGGAGACCCTGCTGGGCGCCGCGGTGGCGGACGACCGGCAGCTGTTCTTCCAGGTGCTCGCCTCGTCCGACCTGTACCTCCCGCAGCTGAGCGGGGCGTCCGGGCCGCAGCGGTTCGTCACCCTGCACGCGATCGGCCAGGTGTTCCTGCCGGTGTTCACCTCGGTCCGCGGGCTGGCCGCCCGGTTCGGGCACGCGGTCGACGGCTACACCGTGACCAACTTCGCCGAGCTGCGGCGCAAGTGGCCGGACCCGGACTGGCGGCTGGCGATCAACCCGGGGACGCCGATCGGGGCGTACCTGTCGGTCGACGCCCTGGTGCAGGCGGCGCTCGGCGAACTCCAGGTGCCGACCCTGGGGGAACTGGCCGAGACGGCCGAGCGGGACGAGCTGCTCGACGCGGAGCTGCGGCAGCGGCACGCCGACGCGTCCTATCCGGACTCGCCGGACGACCCGGCGGCGCTGCGGGCCGCGGTCGAGGCCGGCGACGTGTACGGCTACCTCGACCGGCTGCTCGACGCGAACGTGCTGATCCCCACCGCGCGACCGGCCGACCCGGCGGAGATCCTGGCCGACGACGAGTTCCCCTGGCTGCCCGGCCCGGACGCCACCGTCGAGGTGTTCACCAGCGTCGAGGCGCTGGCCCGCCGGCACCCCGCGGGGACGCCGCCGGTGGTCGAGGTGGCGCTGGCCTTCGCCCTGGCGATGTGGCCGGAAGGGCACGGCATCGCGGTCGACCCGGACAGCGAGGCGAGTTTCCGGCTGCCGGCCGACCAGGTGCTCGCGCTGCTCGCCTTCGAGGGGCTGGACGGATCCGCCGACGGTGGTTCCTGA
- a CDS encoding S8 family serine peptidase: MASLLRRGTAVALTAGLLTVAAPAGLGPAPARAAQCAQAGRLATDTAWPRDMLAIDTVTRFSRGGGVLVAVLSTGVRANHPQFGDRVLIGADAVAGRGTANTDCTGTGTRVAGVIAAAPAERSPVVGLAYRAGVLPIRVLSDDSSTQGLATPGAIGRGIEMALQYGADVIVVANPAYQDGQRMRSAVAAAIAKQVPVIAAAGDLGSPQDENPTPYPAAYPEVIAVGAIDQDGQIYSKSQHGDYLDLVAPGVAVPTLQGGGLTEADGTALAAGYVGAAAALIRSRSGKMPVADVTRLLTASASPAAGGDAFGAGVVNPYAAVTGEITAKQQRALPAVSAPAAERTGAEQRRRTAAYAGAIIAAVAVVAVLMVTAAIRRSRRQHWRPAMAPPLPEYDEPIEPGPPVMLLEQPGPN; encoded by the coding sequence ATGGCGAGCCTGCTCCGGCGCGGGACCGCGGTGGCGCTGACCGCGGGCCTGCTCACCGTCGCCGCGCCGGCCGGGCTCGGGCCCGCCCCGGCCCGGGCCGCCCAGTGCGCCCAGGCCGGCCGGCTCGCCACCGACACCGCCTGGCCGCGGGACATGCTGGCGATCGACACGGTCACCCGGTTCAGCCGGGGTGGCGGCGTGCTGGTCGCGGTCCTGTCCACCGGCGTCCGGGCCAATCACCCGCAGTTCGGCGACCGGGTGCTGATCGGCGCCGACGCGGTCGCCGGCCGCGGCACGGCGAACACCGACTGCACCGGCACCGGCACCCGGGTGGCCGGGGTGATCGCCGCCGCGCCGGCCGAGCGCAGCCCGGTGGTCGGCCTGGCCTATCGGGCCGGCGTGCTGCCGATCCGGGTGCTGTCGGACGACTCGTCCACGCAGGGCCTGGCCACCCCCGGCGCGATCGGCCGGGGCATCGAGATGGCCCTGCAGTACGGCGCCGACGTGATCGTGGTGGCCAACCCGGCGTACCAGGACGGCCAGCGGATGCGCTCGGCGGTCGCGGCGGCGATCGCCAAGCAGGTACCGGTGATCGCGGCGGCCGGGGACCTCGGCTCGCCGCAGGACGAGAACCCGACGCCGTACCCGGCCGCCTACCCGGAGGTGATCGCGGTCGGCGCGATCGACCAGGACGGGCAGATCTACTCCAAGTCCCAGCACGGCGACTACCTCGATCTGGTCGCCCCCGGAGTGGCGGTGCCCACCCTGCAGGGCGGCGGCCTGACCGAGGCGGACGGCACCGCGCTGGCCGCCGGTTACGTCGGCGCGGCCGCCGCGCTGATCCGCAGCCGGTCCGGGAAGATGCCGGTCGCCGACGTGACCCGGCTGCTCACCGCGTCGGCCAGCCCGGCCGCCGGCGGCGACGCGTTCGGCGCCGGCGTGGTCAACCCGTACGCCGCGGTGACCGGGGAGATCACCGCGAAACAGCAGCGGGCCCTGCCCGCGGTGTCCGCCCCGGCCGCCGAGCGCACCGGCGCCGAGCAGCGGCGGCGGACGGCGGCCTACGCCGGCGCGATCATCGCGGCCGTCGCGGTGGTGGCGGTGCTGATGGTGACCGCGGCGATCCGGCGCAGCCGGCGGCAGCACTGGCGGCCCGCGATGGCCCCGCCGCTGCCCGAGTACGACGAGCCGATCGAGCCCGGCCCGCCGGTCATGCTGCTGGAGCAGCCCGGCCCTAATTGA
- the eccB gene encoding type VII secretion protein EccB, translating into MASRRDQLQSYQFLNQRVISAFVMRETDPAQSPLRRGIGALFGGLMVAVLIGAGFGIYGVLTKVGTDAWKSDGSVVVERESGASFVYLQGRLNPALNFTSAKLAAGRPNPVVYRIAAKALAGTPRGITIGIPNAPASLPEAGQQVGLPWSMCAVPGDEPTAALLVGQTGPAGTALGDSGLLVTDGTDRDAQLVWHGFKHRIDDAQTTLPALFGAVDVNEVSTAWLNAVPAGADIEAIQVQNRGARSDRVTGFTNGQVLTVETGVGKQYYLILDTGVLPITALQQAVLKARFPAEPRTVDISVLTPFFPELKQNNGPAEAQPPADPPELVTIAGGTTACAITRAAAKAPTIVYGGSAAGLAAAVPTAGSTPGGKALADAVLVPAGRFALVKVPGSGGYQVVTDLGVRHPVPSADALGRLGYATGSATEVPTALVNSIPAGVTLDPAAAVKPVTAVN; encoded by the coding sequence GTGGCTTCGCGGCGTGACCAGCTCCAGTCCTACCAGTTCCTGAACCAGCGGGTGATCTCCGCGTTCGTGATGCGGGAGACCGACCCGGCGCAGTCCCCGCTGCGGCGCGGCATCGGCGCGCTGTTCGGCGGCCTGATGGTGGCGGTGCTGATCGGGGCCGGGTTCGGCATCTACGGCGTGCTCACCAAGGTGGGCACCGACGCGTGGAAGAGCGACGGCTCGGTGGTGGTCGAGCGGGAGTCCGGCGCCAGCTTCGTCTACCTGCAGGGCCGGCTCAACCCGGCGCTCAACTTCACCTCGGCCAAGCTGGCCGCCGGCCGGCCCAACCCGGTCGTCTACCGGATCGCGGCCAAGGCGCTGGCCGGCACGCCGCGCGGGATCACCATCGGCATCCCGAACGCGCCCGCCTCGCTGCCCGAGGCCGGCCAGCAGGTCGGCCTGCCCTGGTCGATGTGCGCGGTGCCGGGCGACGAGCCGACCGCCGCGCTGCTGGTCGGCCAGACCGGCCCGGCCGGCACCGCGCTGGGCGACAGCGGCCTGCTGGTGACCGACGGCACCGACCGGGACGCGCAGCTGGTCTGGCACGGCTTCAAGCACCGGATCGACGACGCGCAGACCACGCTGCCGGCGTTGTTCGGCGCGGTGGACGTCAACGAGGTCAGCACCGCCTGGCTGAACGCGGTGCCGGCCGGCGCCGACATCGAGGCCATCCAGGTGCAGAACCGCGGTGCCCGGTCGGACCGGGTGACCGGGTTCACCAACGGGCAGGTGCTGACCGTGGAGACCGGGGTCGGCAAGCAGTACTACCTGATCCTGGACACCGGCGTGCTGCCGATCACCGCGCTGCAGCAGGCGGTGCTCAAGGCCCGGTTCCCGGCCGAGCCGCGGACCGTGGACATCAGCGTGCTCACCCCGTTCTTCCCGGAGCTCAAGCAGAACAACGGCCCGGCCGAGGCGCAGCCGCCGGCCGACCCGCCGGAGCTGGTCACGATCGCGGGCGGCACCACCGCGTGCGCGATCACCCGGGCGGCGGCCAAGGCGCCGACGATCGTCTACGGCGGTTCGGCCGCCGGTCTCGCCGCGGCGGTGCCCACCGCCGGCAGCACCCCGGGCGGCAAGGCGCTGGCCGACGCGGTGCTGGTGCCGGCCGGCCGGTTCGCCCTGGTGAAGGTGCCCGGTTCGGGTGGCTACCAGGTGGTGACCGACCTCGGCGTGCGGCACCCGGTGCCCAGCGCGGACGCGCTCGGCCGGCTGGGTTACGCCACCGGCTCGGCGACCGAGGTGCCGACCGCCCTGGTGAACAGCATCCCGGCCGGGGTCACGCTGGATCCGGCCGCGGCGGTCAAGCCGGTCACCGCGGTCAATTAG
- the eccD gene encoding type VII secretion integral membrane protein EccD, with the protein MTAPGGPSLARVTIAAPTRRMDIALPDNMLVGELLPHLLRHAEGALGEPAERHGGWVLRRTTGAALEAHRNLAAQGVRDGELLHLKPAREDWPELAYDDVVEVIASGARRAGRSWGAAATRRCGLAVFAVALLVGLYGLAYGGPARQTAAIVALAVALGLAVVGILLSRAFTDAGAGAVVAASGLPYAFFGGAWLLADSGAGVLDIGAPALLLGSAVLLVLSVLGHAGVAGLPRLFVAGIAVALTGLLAALLTLGGVSSDGAAAVALTAVIGLLPGYPVLASWIGRLPFPELPSRAEEILKDKPLPRRADVFAAVVRADEVLTGLLLATAFSSVLAIVFLGWSHPSRSAMFLIVAAVAALMLRSRLLATPRQRSPLLVAGVAGLAVLGIGAVHNDVLPGLVLLAAAALAGGVALYAAVVFSQRQPSPYLGRAADLLDVLAIMALIPLACAVMGVFDDIRGLFSSIGG; encoded by the coding sequence GTGACCGCACCGGGTGGCCCGAGTCTGGCCCGGGTGACGATCGCCGCGCCGACCCGCCGGATGGACATCGCCCTGCCGGACAACATGCTGGTCGGCGAGTTGTTGCCGCACCTGCTCCGGCACGCCGAGGGGGCGCTGGGCGAGCCGGCCGAGCGGCACGGCGGCTGGGTGCTGCGCCGGACCACCGGCGCCGCCCTGGAGGCGCACCGCAACCTGGCCGCCCAGGGCGTCCGGGACGGCGAGCTGCTGCACCTCAAGCCGGCCCGGGAGGACTGGCCCGAGCTGGCCTATGACGACGTGGTCGAGGTGATCGCGAGCGGCGCCCGGCGCGCCGGGCGGTCCTGGGGCGCCGCCGCCACCCGGCGGTGCGGCCTGGCGGTCTTCGCGGTGGCCCTGCTGGTCGGGCTCTACGGCCTGGCCTACGGCGGACCGGCCCGGCAGACCGCGGCGATCGTCGCGCTGGCCGTGGCGCTCGGCCTGGCCGTGGTCGGCATCCTGCTGTCCCGGGCGTTCACCGACGCCGGCGCCGGCGCCGTGGTCGCCGCCAGCGGCCTGCCCTACGCGTTCTTCGGCGGCGCCTGGCTGCTCGCCGACTCCGGCGCCGGGGTGCTCGACATCGGCGCCCCGGCCCTGCTGCTCGGCTCCGCGGTGCTGCTGGTGCTCAGCGTGCTCGGGCACGCCGGGGTGGCCGGGCTGCCGCGACTCTTCGTGGCCGGCATCGCGGTCGCCCTGACCGGCCTGCTGGCCGCCCTGCTCACCCTCGGCGGGGTGTCCTCGGACGGCGCCGCCGCGGTGGCGCTGACCGCCGTGATCGGCCTGCTCCCGGGGTACCCGGTGCTGGCCAGCTGGATCGGCCGGCTGCCGTTCCCGGAGCTGCCCAGCCGGGCCGAGGAGATCCTCAAGGACAAGCCGTTGCCGCGCCGGGCGGACGTCTTCGCCGCCGTGGTCCGGGCCGACGAGGTGCTCACCGGGCTGCTGCTGGCCACCGCGTTCAGCAGCGTGCTGGCGATCGTCTTCCTGGGCTGGTCGCATCCGAGCCGGTCGGCGATGTTCCTGATCGTGGCCGCGGTGGCCGCCCTGATGCTGCGTTCCCGGCTGCTGGCCACGCCGCGGCAGCGCAGCCCGCTGCTGGTGGCCGGGGTGGCCGGCCTGGCCGTGCTGGGCATCGGCGCGGTGCACAACGACGTGCTCCCCGGCCTGGTGCTGCTGGCCGCCGCCGCGCTGGCCGGCGGCGTCGCGCTCTACGCCGCGGTGGTCTTCAGCCAGCGGCAGCCCTCGCCCTATCTGGGCCGGGCCGCCGACCTGCTGGACGTGCTGGCGATCATGGCGCTGATCCCGCTGGCCTGCGCGGTGATGGGCGTCTTCGACGACATCCGCGGGCTGTTCTCCTCGATCGGCGGGTGA
- the eccCa gene encoding type VII secretion protein EccCa has translation MTVTIVKRPPRRPAPVMPSGEVLLDPPPEVPPPAGKGWTRMLMVLPMGAGAAAMGLMMSRQGGGALTYVAGAMYGVSILGMIAMMATNTSGPGKREMIESRRQYLRHLSQLRAQLRNTIRQQREALYYRNPDPATLWTFADSGRLWERRRGDADFTVVRIAVGVQEVATRLVPPQTRPVDELEPLCAMALRKFVNTYSVVPDLPVSVALRDFSHIYLRGSDQAVHDFTRALVAQIATFHAPDDLRVGVCVPDHQRPWWEWAKWLPHAQHPDKTDAVGPVRLVAPSVPALEAMLDDVLVNRSRFDPSGPPPGGPHVVVIIDGGSTAGSDHLMTEGGVAGVTILDLSVPPPRLLDDSSVVLEIAPDGTITGTTMDGSTEVGRADALGMAEIEVLSRELAPLRLSAATFGDQPAISQDMGLAELLEQDDPYQIDLETLWAGRPNRDRLRVPIGIGVDGRPVELDLKESAQDGMGPHGLLIGATGSGKSELLRTLVVALALTHNPEILNFVLVDYKGGATFASLDRLPHTAAMITNLQDEQPLVDRMLGAIQGELTRRQELLRKAGNYASQRDYERARAAGVPLAPLPSLVLIVDEFSELLADRPDFIDMFVQIGRVGRSLGIHLLLASQKLDEGRLRGLESHLSYRIGLRTFSSMESRAVLGVPDAYELPHHPGHGYLRAGTDGLVRLKAAYVSGAVRKEGIVAAGGTRAGSPIREFSTYYSSPVQEERPEPEEAGQEVEEKVQGDTLMDVLARQMEGRGTPAHEVWLPPLDKAPTLGQMLPPVISMPDRGLAVDAAERFGTLHALVGIIDKPFDQRRDPMWLDLSGASGNLLVVGGSQSGKSNLLRTLITSLALTHTPREVQFYGLDFGGGPLSALTDLPHVGGVATRRDVDRVRRTIAEVHGLMRIREDLFAQQNVEGMAAYRRAKAQGRYAEDPFGDVFLIVDGWSTMRAEFEDLEPTVNELANRGLGFGIHVVAATNRWMDVRPQIRDVFGTRVELRLGEPSDSLINRREAVNVPEQSPGHGLTPEGHHFLAALPRIDREQRAEDLAEAVAELVKHATEHWTGPPAPRVRLLPPELPFEMLPPARGPVVPVGIAETDLQPVWLDFDAEPHALLFGDIESGKSSFLRSLAKSIVAGNSPAEARVLCVDLRRSLLGCVPAENTIGYGTSHQVTADLIKQVVVVMRERLPGPDVTPEMLANRSWWKGPQLYVLVDDYDLVAAAAQNPLLPLLEFLPQARDIGLHLVITRRIGGAARAMFDPVIGRIRELASPGIMMSGPREEGPLFGTMKPQVLPPGRAWMITRRHGARLVQLAWTPPAR, from the coding sequence GTGACCGTCACCATCGTCAAGCGCCCCCCGCGCCGTCCGGCGCCGGTGATGCCCTCCGGCGAGGTGCTGCTCGATCCGCCGCCGGAGGTCCCGCCCCCGGCCGGCAAGGGCTGGACCCGGATGCTCATGGTGCTGCCGATGGGCGCCGGCGCGGCCGCGATGGGCCTGATGATGAGCCGGCAGGGCGGCGGCGCGCTGACCTACGTCGCCGGCGCGATGTACGGCGTCTCCATCCTCGGCATGATCGCGATGATGGCGACCAACACCTCGGGCCCCGGCAAGCGCGAGATGATCGAGTCCCGCCGGCAGTACCTGCGGCACCTCTCCCAGCTCCGCGCCCAGCTGCGGAACACGATCCGGCAGCAGCGCGAGGCGCTCTACTACCGCAACCCCGACCCGGCCACCCTGTGGACCTTCGCCGACAGCGGCCGGCTGTGGGAGCGGCGCCGGGGCGACGCCGACTTCACCGTGGTCCGGATCGCGGTCGGCGTGCAGGAGGTGGCGACCCGCCTGGTCCCGCCGCAGACCCGCCCGGTCGACGAGCTGGAGCCGCTCTGCGCGATGGCGCTGCGCAAGTTCGTCAACACCTACTCGGTGGTCCCGGACCTGCCGGTCTCGGTCGCCCTGCGCGACTTCTCACACATCTACCTGCGCGGCTCCGACCAGGCGGTGCACGACTTCACCCGGGCCCTGGTCGCCCAGATCGCCACCTTCCACGCCCCCGACGACCTGCGCGTCGGCGTCTGCGTGCCGGACCACCAGCGGCCCTGGTGGGAGTGGGCGAAATGGCTGCCGCACGCCCAGCACCCGGACAAGACCGACGCGGTCGGCCCGGTCCGGCTGGTCGCGCCGAGCGTCCCGGCGCTCGAGGCGATGCTCGACGACGTGCTGGTCAACCGGTCCCGGTTCGACCCGTCCGGCCCGCCGCCCGGCGGCCCGCACGTCGTGGTGATCATCGACGGCGGCTCGACGGCCGGCTCCGACCACCTGATGACCGAGGGCGGGGTCGCCGGCGTCACCATCCTCGACCTGTCCGTCCCGCCGCCCCGGCTGCTCGACGACAGCTCGGTGGTCCTGGAGATCGCCCCGGACGGGACCATCACCGGCACCACCATGGACGGGTCCACCGAGGTGGGACGGGCCGACGCGCTCGGCATGGCGGAGATCGAGGTGCTCTCCCGGGAGCTGGCGCCGCTGCGGCTCTCCGCCGCCACCTTCGGCGACCAGCCGGCCATCTCGCAGGACATGGGGCTGGCCGAGCTGCTCGAGCAGGACGATCCGTACCAGATCGACCTGGAGACGCTCTGGGCCGGCCGGCCCAACCGGGACCGGCTGCGGGTGCCGATCGGGATCGGCGTCGACGGCCGCCCGGTCGAGCTGGACCTCAAGGAGTCGGCGCAGGACGGCATGGGCCCGCACGGCCTGCTGATCGGCGCCACCGGGTCCGGCAAGTCGGAGCTGCTGCGCACCCTGGTGGTGGCGCTGGCGCTGACCCACAACCCGGAGATCCTCAACTTCGTGCTGGTCGACTACAAGGGCGGCGCGACCTTCGCCTCGCTCGACCGGCTGCCGCACACCGCCGCGATGATCACCAACCTGCAGGATGAGCAACCCCTGGTCGACCGGATGCTCGGCGCCATCCAGGGCGAGCTGACCCGCCGCCAGGAGCTGCTGCGCAAAGCCGGCAACTACGCCTCGCAGCGCGACTACGAGCGGGCCCGGGCGGCCGGGGTGCCGCTCGCCCCGCTGCCCAGCCTGGTGCTGATCGTCGACGAGTTCTCCGAGCTGCTCGCCGACCGGCCGGACTTCATCGACATGTTCGTCCAGATCGGCCGGGTCGGCCGGTCGCTCGGCATCCATCTGCTGCTCGCCTCGCAGAAACTGGACGAGGGCCGGCTGCGCGGGCTGGAGTCGCACCTGTCGTACCGGATCGGTCTGCGCACCTTCTCCTCGATGGAGAGCCGCGCGGTCCTCGGCGTGCCGGACGCCTACGAGCTGCCGCACCACCCCGGCCACGGCTACCTGCGGGCCGGCACCGACGGCCTGGTCCGGCTCAAGGCGGCGTACGTGTCCGGCGCGGTCCGCAAGGAGGGCATCGTCGCGGCCGGCGGCACCCGGGCCGGCAGCCCGATCCGCGAGTTCAGCACCTACTACTCCTCGCCGGTCCAGGAAGAGCGCCCGGAGCCGGAGGAGGCCGGCCAGGAGGTCGAGGAGAAGGTGCAGGGCGACACCCTGATGGACGTCCTGGCCCGGCAGATGGAGGGTCGCGGCACCCCGGCGCACGAGGTGTGGCTGCCCCCGCTGGACAAGGCGCCCACCCTCGGCCAGATGCTGCCGCCGGTCATCTCGATGCCGGACCGGGGGCTCGCGGTCGACGCGGCCGAGCGGTTCGGCACCCTGCACGCCCTGGTCGGCATCATCGACAAGCCGTTCGACCAGCGCCGCGATCCGATGTGGCTGGACCTGTCCGGCGCGTCCGGCAACCTGCTGGTGGTCGGCGGCTCGCAGTCCGGCAAGTCCAACCTGCTGCGCACCCTGATCACCAGCCTGGCGCTCACCCACACTCCGCGTGAGGTGCAGTTCTACGGCCTCGACTTCGGTGGTGGCCCGCTCAGCGCGCTCACCGACCTGCCGCACGTCGGCGGCGTCGCCACCCGCCGCGACGTGGACCGGGTGCGCCGGACGATCGCCGAGGTGCACGGGCTGATGCGGATCCGCGAGGACCTGTTCGCCCAGCAGAACGTGGAGGGCATGGCCGCCTACCGGCGGGCCAAGGCCCAGGGACGGTACGCCGAGGACCCGTTCGGCGACGTGTTCCTGATCGTCGACGGCTGGTCCACGATGCGCGCCGAGTTCGAGGACCTGGAGCCCACGGTCAACGAGCTGGCCAACCGGGGACTCGGCTTCGGCATCCACGTGGTCGCCGCGACGAACCGCTGGATGGACGTCCGCCCGCAGATCCGCGACGTCTTCGGCACCCGGGTCGAGCTGCGCCTCGGCGAGCCCAGCGACTCGCTGATCAACCGCCGCGAGGCGGTCAACGTGCCGGAGCAGTCCCCGGGGCACGGCCTCACCCCGGAGGGGCACCACTTCCTCGCCGCGCTGCCCCGCATCGACCGCGAGCAGCGCGCCGAGGACCTCGCCGAGGCGGTCGCCGAGCTGGTCAAACACGCCACCGAGCACTGGACCGGCCCGCCCGCGCCGCGGGTCCGGCTGCTGCCGCCGGAGCTGCCGTTCGAGATGCTCCCGCCGGCCCGCGGCCCGGTCGTCCCGGTCGGCATCGCCGAGACCGACCTGCAGCCGGTCTGGCTGGACTTCGACGCCGAGCCGCACGCCCTGCTCTTCGGCGACATCGAGAGCGGCAAGAGCTCGTTCCTGCGCAGCCTGGCCAAGTCGATCGTGGCCGGGAACAGCCCGGCCGAGGCCCGGGTGCTCTGCGTCGACCTGCGGCGCAGCCTGCTCGGCTGCGTCCCGGCCGAGAACACCATCGGGTACGGCACCTCCCACCAGGTCACCGCCGACCTGATCAAACAGGTCGTGGTGGTGATGCGGGAGCGCCTCCCCGGCCCGGACGTCACCCCGGAGATGCTGGCCAACCGCAGCTGGTGGAAAGGCCCCCAGCTCTACGTCCTGGTCGACGACTACGACCTGGTCGCCGCCGCCGCGCAGAACCCGCTGCTGCCCCTGCTGGAGTTCCTCCCGCAGGCCCGCGACATCGGCCTGCACCTGGTGATCACCCGCCGGATCGGCGGCGCCGCCCGCGCCATGTTCGACCCGGTCATCGGCCGGATCCGCGAGCTGGCCTCGCCGGGCATCATGATGTCCGGTCCGCGCGAGGAGGGCCCGCTGTTCGGCACCATGAAGCCTCAGGTGCTGCCGCCGGGCCGCGCTTGGATGATCACCCGGCGGCATGGGGCCCGGTTGGTCCAGCTCGCCTGGACCCCACCGGCCCGCTGA
- a CDS encoding alpha/beta fold hydrolase: MTKNSASRTPSAWTGMIPVDDTALAVTDTGGSGTPVIYLNGQFATQSYWRHLTAELGPEWRHITYDERARGKKSKLSADYSFEAAVRDVDAVLAARGVERAVVVGWSYGAFVGAHWASRNPDRTIGAVLVDGAQPFDWLDEAMEVRIRKLFRRIGWFAPLLRPTGLVPRMSAEQQAESNIELGRIARESELGPVLDRISVPTRYVLASGSSFGSRGDEQERIRAGLDAVVARNPKIRISAKVSSNHGAILRKDFPAIAAAVREVAADR, from the coding sequence ATGACGAAGAACAGCGCTTCCCGGACCCCCTCGGCATGGACCGGAATGATCCCGGTCGACGACACCGCCCTGGCCGTCACCGACACCGGTGGCTCCGGGACCCCGGTGATCTACCTCAACGGGCAGTTCGCCACCCAGAGCTACTGGCGTCATCTGACCGCCGAGCTGGGACCGGAGTGGCGGCACATCACATACGACGAACGGGCCCGTGGCAAGAAGTCGAAACTGTCCGCGGACTATTCGTTCGAGGCCGCCGTCCGGGACGTCGATGCCGTGCTCGCGGCCCGCGGTGTGGAGCGGGCGGTGGTGGTGGGATGGTCCTACGGCGCGTTCGTCGGAGCGCACTGGGCCAGTCGGAACCCGGACCGCACCATCGGCGCGGTCCTGGTCGACGGCGCGCAGCCCTTCGACTGGCTGGACGAGGCCATGGAGGTGCGGATCCGGAAGCTGTTCCGCCGGATCGGGTGGTTCGCGCCGCTGCTGCGCCCGACCGGCCTGGTCCCCCGGATGAGCGCCGAGCAGCAGGCCGAGTCCAACATCGAACTCGGCAGGATCGCCCGGGAGAGCGAGCTGGGCCCGGTACTGGACCGCATCAGCGTCCCGACTCGGTACGTGCTCGCCTCCGGTTCCTCCTTCGGCAGCCGCGGCGACGAGCAGGAACGGATCCGGGCCGGCCTCGACGCCGTGGTCGCCCGCAACCCGAAGATCCGGATCAGCGCCAAGGTCTCCAGCAACCACGGTGCGATCTTGCGCAAAGACTTCCCGGCCATCGCCGCAGCCGTCCGCGAAGTCGCCGCCGATCGGTGA